In Populus trichocarpa isolate Nisqually-1 chromosome 7, P.trichocarpa_v4.1, whole genome shotgun sequence, the following proteins share a genomic window:
- the LOC127905586 gene encoding zinc finger BED domain-containing protein RICESLEEPER 1-like translates to MVTLRFFGSLHVTSNSFFNELIYMHTNLLQLCKNKDSILSGMTMNMMLKFEKYWGCEVNQNFLLYMANVLDTRLKLKYVKFCFGDLYDHDKAQLLTNKVKDTLVSLYEFSLKIDEVVDNNRHKQDSAIDDVEVDVNTLARFKRHLQEEDSVENKNEVERYLIDGCEDPNDDKLDILGWWKSNALKYKTLSKVAQHVLAIPISTVASESAFGTGGCVLDQFRSYLSPATVQTLICCQNWLHHGSISTDIRSLINDLETYENLESEFGGKLHLVTDDN, encoded by the exons ATGGTTACATTGAGATTTTTTGGCTCATTGCATGTCACatcaaattctttcttcaatgaattgatttacatgcatacaaacttgttgcaattgtgtaaaaataaagatagtatTTTAAGTGGAATGACGATGAATATGATGTTAAAGTTTGAGAAGTATTGGGGTTGTGAAGTAAATcagaattttttgttatatatggCTAATGTCTTAGATACACGTTTGAAGTtgaaatatgtgaaattttgttttggtgattTGTATGATCATGACAAAGCACAATTGCTAACAAATAAGGTGAAAGATACTTTGGTGAGCTTGTATgagttttctttgaaaattgatgaagtgGTGGATAATAATAGGCATAAACAGGATAGTGCTATTGATGATGTGGAGGTAGATGTTAACACTTTGGCTCGATTCAAAAGACATTTGCAGGAGGAGGATAGtgtggaaaataaaaatgaggttgAGAGGTATTTGATTGACGGTTGTGAGGATCCTAATGATGATAAGTTAGATATTTTAGGTTGGTGGAAaagtaatgctttgaaatataagacACTTTCAAAGGTTGCACAACATGTTCTGGCTATTCCTATATCCACAGTGGCTTCTGAATCAGCATTTGGCACAGGTGGTTGTGTACTTGATCAATTTCGAAGTTATCTATCTCCAGCAACTGTTCAAACACtcatttgttgtcaaaattggttgcATCATGGATCAATTTCAACTGATATTAGAAGCTTGATAAATGATCTTGAAACCTACGAAAACCTTGAGTcag aatttggtggaAAGTTACATTTAGTAACGGATGATAATTAG